A stretch of Prunus dulcis chromosome 6, ALMONDv2, whole genome shotgun sequence DNA encodes these proteins:
- the LOC117633228 gene encoding homeobox protein knotted-1-like 1, with translation MNMEDFYRLNPGVISGSEIDVNVVHQVENMATSTSNTSCGFHGHPHPQGHVVDDNMLLFQTEGMGSDNHMSDLIKTHIANHPRFPDLVDAYLECQKVGAPPEMKSLLEEIGRVSHHPMSTCSEIGADPELDEFMESYCEVLRGYKEELSKPFDEATNFLTNIQSQLRNLCKGTFPKTSWDCNSDEGVGSSEEEFSCGEVEAAESQETAAARAGGDRELKDMLLHKYSGYLTNLRKEFLKKRKKGKLPKDARTALLDWWTTHYRWPYPTEEEKLHLSEVTGLDQKQINNWFINQRKRHWKPSEDMRFALMEGVGGSIGAPMLFDAGVGTGNIDDM, from the exons ATGAATATGGAAGATTTCTACAGGCTGAACCCAGGTGTGATATCAGGCTCAGAGATTGATGTTAATGTTGTTCATCAAGTTGAAAATATGGCTACAAGTACAAGCAATACCAGTTGTGGGTTCCATGGTCATCCTCATCCACAGGGTCATGTAGTGGATGATAACATGCTCTTGTTTCAAACGGAGGGCATGGGATCAGATAATCATATGTCTGATCTGATCAAAACCCACATAGCCAATCACCCTCGTTTCCCTGATTTAGTTGATGCATACCTCGAATGCCAAAAG GTTGGAGCACCACCGGAGATGAAAAgtcttcttgaagaaattggacGGGTGAGCCATCATCCCATGAGCACTTGCAGTGAGATAGGAGCTGATCCAGAACTTGACGAGTTCATG GAATCATACTGTGAGGTTCTTCGTGGATACAAGGAGGAGCTATCCAAACCGTTCGATGAAGCAACCAACTTCTTGACCAACATTCAGTCGCAACTTAGAAACCTCTGCAAAGGCACATTCCCAAAAACCAGCTGGGACTGTAATTCTG ATGAAGGGGTTGGAAGTTCGGAGGAGGAATTTAGCTGTGGGGAGGTAGAAGCAGCAGAGAGTCAAGAAACAGCTGCTGCTCGTGCGGGTGGTGATCGGGAGCTGAAAGATATGCTGTTGCATAAGTACAGTGGCTATCTTACCAATTTGAGGAAGGAGTTCTTGAAGAAACGAAAGAAAGGGAAGCTACCAAAGGATGCCAGGACTGCCCTATTGGATTGGTGGACTACTCACTATAGGTGGCCATATCCTACG GAAGAGGAGAAATTGCACCTGTCTGAGGTAACTGGACTAGACCAAAAGCAGATCAACAATTGGTTCATAAACCAGAGGAAGCGACATTGGAAGCCATCTGAGGACATGAGGTTTGCTCTTATGGAGGGTGTTGGTGGCAGCATCGGAGCTCCCATGTTATTCGACGCTGGGGTCGGGACCGGAAATATTGATGATATGTGA
- the LOC117631595 gene encoding nicotianamine synthase-like: protein MCCHGDALVQRVCELYEQISSLESLKPSKDVNMLFTQLVLTCMPPSPIDVSKLCQGVQEIRSKLIRLCGEAEGLLENHFSTILGSYEHPLDHLTIFPYYSNYLKLSKLEFTILSQHFPHVPSKIAFVGSGPLPLTSIVLASNHLTTTSFHNYDIDPSANSKALGLVSSDPDLSKRMVFHTTDIMDVTNALKDYDVVFLAALVGMDKMEKLKIIDHLAKYMAPGATLMLRSAHGARAFLYPVIDPCDDLRGFEVLSVFHPTDEVINSVVIARKYALPAQHSSPIDPQGLNAAPIILPNKCSGIEAFNPLLNHGNMMIEELAFEEQLS, encoded by the coding sequence ATGTGTTGCCATGGTGATGCTTTGGTACAAAGAGTCTGTGAATTGTATGAGCAAATCTCAAGCCTTGAGAGCCTCAAACCCTCCAAAGATGTCAACATGCTCTTCACCCAACTCGTGCTCACATGCATGCCACCAAGTCCAATTGATGTTTCCAAGTTATGCCAAGGGGTGCAAGAAATAAGGTCAAAGCTTATAAGGCTTTGTGGAGAGGCAGAAGGACTTTTGGAGAATCATTTCTCAACCATCTTAGGCTCATATGAACACCCTCTTGACCATCTCACCATTTTCCCTTATTACTCTAATTACCTCAAGCTTAGCAAACTTGAGTTCACCATCCTTAGCCAACACTTCCCTCATGTTCCTAGCAAAATTGCCTTTGTGGGTTCAGGCCCTCTTCCTCTGACCTCAATTGTTTTGGCCTCCAATCACCTCACCACAACCTCTTTCCACAACTATGACATTGACCCTTCAGCCAATTCCAAGGCTCTTGGCCTGGTCTCGTCCGATCCTGACCTATCAAAAAGAATGGTTTTCCACACCACAGATATAATGGATGTCACAAATGCTTTAAAAGACTATGACGTTGTGTTTTTGGCAGCTCTTGTTGGCATGGACAAGATGGAGAAGCTGAAAATTATCGATCATTTGGCTAAGTACATGGCTCCAGGAGCAACTTTGATGCTAAGGAGTGCACATGGTGCCAGGGCCTTTCTGTATCCGGTGATTGATCCTTGTGATGATCTTAGAGGGTTTGAGGTTCTTTCCGTGTTTCATCCCACTGATGAAGTCATTAACTCAGTCGTGATTGCGCGTAAATACGCATTGCCTGCACAGCACTCATCACCAATTGATCCTCAGGGGCTTAATGCTGCTCCTATAATACTGCCCAACAAGTGTTCTGGGATTGAAGccttcaatcccctcctcAATCATGGGAACATGATGATTGAGGAATTGGCCTTTGAGGAGCAGCTTTCATAA
- the LOC117631281 gene encoding uncharacterized protein LOC117631281, whose protein sequence is MDFQKKRIQLVAIIAGIIVLSITAEKCRQLVGEKYASRSGQFTFLNCFDMSSGTLACSVKEGVKLYVNNIRASHVERTRYIALESALADALSQGIPAKDAAKQAQKAGEKAAKLATRQAKRIIGPIISSGWDFFEAIYYGGAVTEGTLRGTGTLFGTYAGGFQGEQRLGRFGYLVGSQLGSWVGGRIGLMVYDVINGVNYLLQFGLPENSEVRETSAYESSEAEAFEASNTYESSESYEHSELR, encoded by the exons ATGGATTTCCAGAAGAAAAGAATCCAATTAGTGGCCATCATAGCTGGCATCATCGTTCTCAGTATCACAG CTGAAAAATGTCGGCAGCTGGTTGGGGAAAAATATGCATCTCGGAGTGGACAGTTTACATTCTTGAACTGCTTTGATATGAGTTCTGGAACACTAGCTTGTTCTGTGAAAGAGGGAGTGAAACTCTATGTTAACAACATCAGAGCTTCCCATGTTGAGAGAACAAGGTATATAGCACTTGAAAGTGCATTGGCTGATGCATTGTCACAGGGGATACCTGCTAAAGATGCAGCCAAACAAGCACAGAAAGCAGGAGAAAAGGCTGCGAAACTGGCAACTCGGCAAGCCAAGCGGATAATAGGTCCTATTATCTCTTCTGGATGGGACTTTTTTGAAGCTATATATTATGGTGGTGCAGTAACAGAAGGGACTCTTAGGGGCACTGGCACCTTGTTTGGCACCTATGCTGGGGGCTTCCAAGGAGAGCAAAGGCTTGGGAGATTTGGTTATCTTGTGGGAAGTCAATTGGGCAGTTGGGTAGGAGGTAGAATTGGATTGATGGTCTATGATGTGATTAATGGAGTCAATTACTTGCTCCAGTTTGGTCTGCCCGAAAATAGCGAAGTTCGTGAAACTTCAGCTTATGAAAGTTCTGAAGCTGAAGCCTTTGAAGCTTCCAATACCTATGAGAGCTCTGAATCATATGAGCATTCTGAACTGAGGTGA
- the LOC117630981 gene encoding lon protease homolog 1, mitochondrial: MLKLLSSSSSCLQARVHSLGPNLGLRPGPTELASPFLRVIGSLTGLTRPNSSRRAFFCSDASDGSDQVVEVEAKKAGTEGEAESKSSSAIVPTNPRPEDYLTVLALPLPHRPLFPGFYMPIYVKDPKLLAALQESRKRQAPYAGAFLLKDEPGTDPSVVSGSETDKSISDLKGKELFNRLHEVGTLAQISSIQGDQVVLIGHRRLRITEMVDEDPLTVKVDHLKDKPYNKDDDVIKATSFEVISTLRDVLKTSSLWRDHVQTYTQHIGDFNFPRLADFGAAISGANKLQCQQVLEELDVYKRLKLTLELVKKEIEISKIQESIAKAIEEKISGEQRRYLLNEQLKAIKKELGLEADDKTTLSAKFRERLEPNREKCPPHVLQVIEEELTKLQLLEASSSEFNVTRNYLDWLTSIPWGNYSDENFDVLRAQKILDEDHYGLSDVKERILEFIAVGKLRGISQGKIICLSGPPGVGKTSIGRSIARALNRKFYRFSVGGLSDVAEIKGHRRTYIGAMPGKMVQCLKNVGTANPLVLIDEIDKLGRGHAGDPASALLELLDPEQNANFLDHYLDVPIDLSKVLFVCTANVVEMIPNPLLDRMEVISIAGYITDEKMHIARDYLEKTTREACGIKPEQVEVTNAALLALIENYCREAGVRNLQKHIEKIYRKIALQLVRQGASDEPEVAHQIESPTSQIDGPNESAVVEAQVAETDEAKVEDVDKLDQNVVASESQTASESLEMDLPVEPAVGEVQVADTDEPMDSKDAKKTDKIQENETTKTVDKVLVDESNVADFVGKPVFHAERLYDQTPVGVVMGLAWTAMGGSTLYIETTQVEEGEGKGSLNVTGQLGDVMKESTQIAHTVARAILLNKEPDNPFFANSKLHLHVPAGATPKDGPSAGCTMITSMLSLAMKKPVKKDLAMTGEVTLTGRILPIGGVKEKTIAARRGEVKTIIFPAANRKDFDELAPNVKEGLDVHFVDDYNQIFDLAFSDDQSKLK; this comes from the exons ATGCTGAagcttctctcttcttcctcatcatGCCTCCAGGCCCGAGTGCACAGCCTGGGTCCCAATTTGGGCCTCCGTCCCGGGCCCACCGAGCTCGCCTCGCCATTTCTCCGAGTTATTGGCTCGCTCACCGGGTTGACACGGCCTAATTCGTCTCGTCGAGCCTTTTTTTGCTCGGACGCGAGCGACGGGTCTGATCAAGTGGTGGAGGTTGAAGCAAAGAAAGCGGGAACGGAGGGCGAGGCCGAGTCTAAGTCTTCGTCAGCAATTGTGCCCACGAATCCTCGACCCGAAGATTATCTAACG GTTTTAGCTTTGCCGTTGCCGCATAGACCACTCTTTCCAGGATTCTACATGCCAATTTATGTGAAG GATCCTAAATTGTTGGCAGCTTTACAGGAAAGCCGAAAACGGCAAGCTCCATATGCCGGTGCTTTTCTTCTCAAGGATGAGCCGGGGACTGATCCTAGTGTGGTCTCAGGTTCTGAAACTGATAAGAGCATTTCTGACTTAAAAGGGAAAGAGTTATTTAATCGCCTGCATGAAGTCGGTACGCTTGCCCAG ATTTCAAGCATTCAAGGAGACCAAGTAGTTCTTATTGGTCATAGGCGACTTCGAATTACAGAGATG GTTGATGAGGATCCTCTGACTGTAAAAGTTGATCATCTCAAG GACAAACCCTATAACAAGGATGATGATGTAATAAAAGCAACATCATTTGAGGTTATATCTACTTTAAGAGATGTTCTGAAGACTAGTTCCCTTTGGAGAGATCATGTTCAAACATACACTCAG CATATAGgtgattttaattttccaaGGTTAGCAGATTTTGGAGCTGCTATATCCGGTGCAAACAAGTTGCAATGCCAGCAAGTGCTTGAAGAGCTAGAT GTTTATAAACGTTTAAAGCTCACACTGGAACTAGTGAAGAAAGAGATAGAAATCAGCAAGATTCAG GAATCTATTGCAAAAGCAATTGAAGAGAAGATAAGTGGTGAACAGCGCCGCTACTTGTTGAATGAGCAGCTTAAAGCCATAAAGAAG GAACTGGGATTGGAAGCAGACGACAAAACAACACTTTCTG CAAAGTTCAGGGAGAGACTTGAACCAAACAGGGAAAAATGCCCACCTCATGTTTTGCAAGTTATAGAAGAAGAGCTCACAAAACTGCAGCTGTTGGAGGCCAGTTCGAGTGAATTTAATGTGACGCGTAATTACTTAGATTGGTTGACTTCCATTCCCTGGGGAAATTACAG TGATGAGAACTTTGATGTTCTTCGGGCTCAAAAGATTCTTGATGAAGATCACTATGGGTTATCTGATGTAAAGGAAAGGATATTGGAGTTTATTGCCGTCGGGAAACTTAGAGGAATCTCACAAG GAAAAATCATTTGTCTCTCTGGCCCACCTGGAGTGGGCAAAACCAGCATTGGCCGTTCAATTGCACGGGCCTTGAACCGTAAGTTCTACCGATTCTCTGTAGGAGGGTTATCTGATGTTGCTGAAATAAAG GGGCATCGTCGGACCTACATTGGTGCTATGCCAGGAAAGATGGTACAATGCCTAAAAAATGTGGGAACAGCTAACCCCTTAGTTCTGATCGATGAGATTGACAAG TTGGGAAGGGGACATGCTGGTGATCCAGCAAGTGCTTTGTTGGAGCTTCTTGATCCGGAGCAAAATGCTAATTTTTTAGACCATTATCTTGATGTTCCAATTGACCTGTCAAAG GTTCTGTTTGTTTGTACAGCAAATGTTGTGGAGATGATACCAAATCCTCTCTTGGATAGAATGGAGGTCATCTCCATTGCTGGGTATATTACTGATGAAAAAATGCACATTGCTAGAGACTATTTGGAGAAGACCACACGTGAAGCATGTGGCATCAAACCTGAACAG GTTGAAGTGACCAATGCAGCTCTTCTTGCTCTCATAGAAAATTATTGCCGAGAAGCAGGTGTTAGGAACCTCCAAAAGCACATAGAAAAGATCTACCGCAAG ATAGCCCTGCAACTTGTTAGACAAGGAGCGTCAGATGAACCTGAAGTTGCTCACCAAATAGAGTCTCCCACAAGTCAGATTGATGGCCCAAATGAATCTGCCGTTGTTGAAGCTCAGGTTGCAGAGACTGATGAAGCCAAGGTAGAAGATGTTGATAAACTAGATCAAAATGTGGTTGCTAGTGAGAGCCAGACTGCAAGTGAATCATTAGAGATGGATCTCCCAGTTGAACCTGCAGTTGGTGAAGTTCAGGTTGCAGATACTGATGAACCTATGGATTCCAAG GATGCAAAGAAAACTGACAAAATTCAGGAAAATGAAACGACAAAAACAGTTGACAAAGTCTTGGTTGATGAATCAAACGTGGCTGATTTTGTTGGCAAACCTGTTTTCCATGCTGAACGCCTCTACGATCAGACTCCAGTTGGAGTTGTTATGGGTCTCGCTTGGACTGCCATGGGTGGTTCCACCCTGTATATAGAGACCACTCAGGTTGAGGAAGGAGAGGGGAAAGGAAGCCTTAATGTAACTGGTCAACTTGGGGATGTTATGAAAGAAAGTACCCAAATTGCTCACACTGTTGCGAGAGCGATATTGCTCAATAAAGAGCCAGACAATCCTTTCTTTGCCAATTCCAAGCTTCATCTCCATGTTCCTGCAGGTGCCACACCAAAGGATGGACCTAGTGCTGGTTGTACCATGATCACATCCATGCTGTCCCTTGCCATGAAGAAGCCTGTCAAGAAGGATTTGGCAATGACAGGGGAAGTAACACTAACTGGGAGGATCCTTCCTATTGGCGGG GTTAAGGAGAAAACGATAGCGGCAAGGAGGGGTGAAGTGAAGACCATCATATTTCCTGCAGCCAACAGGAAGGATTTTGATGAACTCGCCCCTAATGTAAAAGAAGGTCTTGATGTTCACTTTGTAGATGACTACAATCAGATTTTCGATTTGGCTTTCAGTGATGACCAGagcaaattaaaataa